A single Balaenoptera ricei isolate mBalRic1 chromosome 13, mBalRic1.hap2, whole genome shotgun sequence DNA region contains:
- the STARD7 gene encoding stAR-related lipid transfer protein 7, mitochondrial — protein MFPRRPPVGLAAWLLVGAAATGRAGARGGGLLALLANQCRFVTGLRVRRAQQIAQLYGRLYSESSRRILLGRLWRRLRGRPGHASALMAALAGVFAWDEERIQEEELQRSIDEMKRLEEMSSMFRGSGVDHHPPEPKSQTERDEDSGGREQPWEMVMDKKHFKLWRRPITGTPLYQYRVFGTYTDVTPRQFFNVQLDTEYRKKWDALVIKLEVIERDVVSGSEVLHWVTHFPYPMYSRDYVYVRRYSVDEENNVMVLVSRAVEHPSVPESPEFVRVRSYESQMVIRPHRSFDENGFDYLLTYSDNPQTVFPRYCVSWMVSSGMPDFLEKLHMATLKAKNMEIKVKDYISSKPLEVGSEAKATTPSSERKSEGSCGPARIEYA, from the exons ATGTTCCCCCGGAGGCCGCCGGTTGGCCTGGCCGCCTGGCTGCTGGTGGGCGCGGCGGCGACCGGGCGCgcgggggcgcggggcgggggcctCCTCGCCCTGCTGGCCAATCAGTGCCGCTTCGTGACGGGCCTGCGCGTGCGGCGGGCGCAGCAGATCGCGCAGCTCTACGGCCGCCTCTACTCGGAGAGCTCGCGCCGCATCCTCCTTGGTCGCCTCTGGCGCCGGCTGCGCGGACGCCCGGGCCATGCCTCTGCCTTGATGGCGGCCCTCGCCGGCGTGTTCGCGTGGGACGAGGAGAGGATCCAGGAGGAGGAGTTGCAGAG ATCCATCGATGAGATGAAACGGTTGGAGGAAATGTCAAGTATGTTTCGGGGCTCTGGAGTTGACCACCACCCTCCAGAACCAAAATCCCAAACAGAAAGAGATGAAGATTCAGGAGGCAGAGAGCAACCGTGGGAAATGGTGATGGATAAGAAACACTTCAAGCTGTGGCGGCGCCCCATTACAGGCACCCCCCTTTACCAGTACAGAG TTTTTGGAACCTACACAGATGTGACACCTCGGCAGTTCTTCAATGTTCAG CTGGATACAGAGTATAGAAAAAAGTGGGACGCCCTGGTGATCAAGCTGGAAGTGATCGAGAGGGATGTGGTTAGTGGTTCTGAGGTTCTTCACTGGGTAACCCATTTTCCT TATCCAATGTACTCACGGGATTATGTGTATGTTCGGCGGTATAGTGTGGATGAGGAAAACAACGTGATGGTGTTGGTGTCACG GGCCGTGGAGCACCCTAGTGTGCCGGAGTCTCCGGAATTTGTAAGGGTCAGATCCTATGAATCCCAAATGGTTATCCGTCCCCACAGGTCATTTGATGAG aatggctTTGACTACTTGCTGACGTACAGTGACAATCCCCAGACAGTGTTTCCTCGTTACTGCGTTAGTTGGATGGTTTCCAGTG GCATGCCAGATTTCCTGGAGAAGCTGCACATGGCCACTCTGAAAGCCAAGAACATGGAGATCAAAGTAAAGGACTATATCTCGTCTAAGCCTCTGGAAGTGGGTAGTGAAGCCAAGGCCACCACCCCATCTTCTGAGCGGAAGAGCGAGGGTAGCTGTGGCCCTGCCCGGATTGAGTACGCCTGA